A region of Parabacteroides pacaensis DNA encodes the following proteins:
- a CDS encoding BACON domain-containing protein: protein MSNKECSSCNTSNPASASFCRKCGHRFPEHTKPGKSQMCHIENFSIKRQTNGKFIVAWNAVNADKVTINGRDVTGKDKFIATVKGSETIILRAENETSFDVKEANVVYDSQTIYKDKIVEKKVTSKTNVFAIVFLLLFFLLSALLIHYAYQLENRNYSGDRYLSNIFGYKPYLLVNGSNEGRKVNVPAQEASLMYDVKTNASEYEVLDLPNWCTLEKSGSHFIIKATKNRQSVRTANIRVKTRNDEVIMRLEQEVYKPQRLLVNDKKIVDSNLSASSGQITYQVNTDADSYEVTSLSSWFKVIAQGSESFTISYEDNPKRTERTDWFKVKAEGMEVKINLTQAAQKSTAQIETITVEHDVYEDDVKGMKIHLKFSVQNMKGIKGRCVAYMYYEDGTPLKDTNGSYRTTDGQCSFGKDFTPTYDSLTFNDFVIFVPLKELEADKGEHNMKFSCTIWDKSSDSSTSIARSDYYSFTLTKK from the coding sequence ATGTCAAATAAAGAGTGTTCTTCTTGTAATACTTCGAATCCCGCATCTGCAAGTTTTTGTAGAAAATGTGGACATCGTTTTCCTGAGCATACAAAACCAGGAAAAAGTCAGATGTGCCATATTGAGAACTTCTCAATTAAGAGGCAAACTAATGGGAAGTTCATTGTTGCGTGGAATGCTGTTAATGCAGACAAGGTTACAATTAATGGACGGGATGTTACTGGAAAAGACAAGTTTATAGCCACAGTCAAAGGCAGTGAAACCATTATACTCCGAGCTGAAAATGAAACTTCATTTGATGTAAAAGAGGCGAATGTAGTGTATGACTCTCAAACAATCTATAAAGACAAGATTGTTGAAAAGAAAGTTACATCGAAAACCAACGTGTTTGCCATTGTCTTTCTATTGTTATTTTTCCTATTATCTGCACTGCTAATCCATTATGCTTATCAGTTAGAGAATCGAAACTATAGTGGAGATAGATACCTATCTAATATCTTCGGTTATAAGCCATATCTCTTAGTAAACGGTTCCAATGAGGGTCGAAAAGTTAATGTCCCGGCTCAAGAGGCTTCGCTTATGTATGATGTCAAGACTAATGCATCTGAATATGAAGTTTTGGATCTGCCGAATTGGTGTACATTAGAAAAGAGTGGTTCACATTTCATAATCAAGGCAACAAAAAACAGACAGAGTGTTAGAACTGCCAATATACGTGTTAAGACTCGTAATGATGAGGTGATAATGCGATTGGAGCAAGAGGTATACAAACCTCAACGATTATTAGTAAATGATAAGAAAATAGTTGATAGTAACCTCAGTGCTTCATCTGGACAAATCACTTATCAAGTGAATACCGATGCAGATAGTTACGAAGTAACATCTTTATCATCTTGGTTTAAGGTTATTGCTCAAGGTTCCGAATCATTCACCATATCTTACGAAGACAACCCTAAGCGCACAGAACGAACAGATTGGTTTAAGGTCAAGGCAGAAGGAATGGAGGTTAAAATCAACCTTACGCAGGCAGCTCAAAAATCAACTGCTCAAATCGAGACTATAACTGTTGAACATGATGTGTATGAGGACGATGTGAAAGGAATGAAAATTCACCTAAAGTTCTCTGTTCAGAATATGAAAGGAATTAAGGGCCGATGTGTCGCGTATATGTATTATGAAGATGGAACACCATTAAAAGACACGAATGGTTCTTATAGGACGACGGATGGACAATGCTCATTCGGAAAAGATTTCACCCCAACATATGATAGTTTAACATTCAATGATTTTGTAATCTTTGTTCCACTTAAAGAACTGGAAGCTGATAAGGGTGAGCACAATATGAAATTTTCATGCACTATATGGGATAAATCATCTGATAGTTCAACATCAATTGCACGCTCTGATTATTACTCTTTTACATTAACAAAAAAATAG
- a CDS encoding DUF4407 domain-containing protein has translation MGSKFQRFLWTVAGAELDILEKCRTDHKKFAAIGATILMTAFIAFCAGTSAAWYFTQSGDESSGSLGWAMLFGLIWALLIFCIDRSLVITLKKDPSAKKQKFWVPLISRSALACIIAFMVSIPLELVIFEDFIAEQKFFFDESSAKELSESTRAHREEGVLSGEIDLSTSTMSSLDSLNAGLRGNVSSLNAQIQAERNKLNKPTTSAFTTAQNQYNNYNSQINTAQRNLANATNAIDSARYTSEISRLKDLRRPHWRTMDSEKKAWNDKINKNIKELEGERSIAEGQIEQNASDYAREANRLARNRDTRDSLATERGKIIQDFRQTSNKGNHFIQNYRILEYAVWKRDANGELPTELFFLWMIRLLFFIIEILPTVVKIVTPIGSYDRMVQAEEKQVMTYLESDEYIERIRNMHDIELRAREEQLQKQHQIELELKSDILEKVKNAQIEVADATIAKWKDSEMSKVKPIVPETEEV, from the coding sequence ATGGGAAGTAAATTTCAGAGATTTCTGTGGACTGTTGCTGGAGCAGAATTGGATATTTTAGAGAAATGCAGAACAGACCATAAAAAGTTCGCTGCTATTGGCGCAACTATTTTGATGACTGCGTTTATTGCCTTTTGTGCGGGAACATCTGCAGCTTGGTATTTTACGCAAAGTGGTGATGAGTCCTCTGGAAGTCTAGGTTGGGCAATGCTGTTCGGATTGATTTGGGCATTGTTAATTTTCTGTATCGACCGAAGCCTTGTCATTACACTAAAGAAGGATCCGTCTGCAAAGAAACAGAAGTTTTGGGTTCCTCTGATCTCTCGTTCCGCTTTGGCTTGTATCATTGCCTTCATGGTATCAATTCCATTGGAGTTGGTTATCTTTGAAGATTTCATTGCAGAGCAGAAGTTCTTCTTTGATGAGAGTTCAGCTAAAGAACTTTCAGAAAGTACTCGTGCTCATCGTGAAGAAGGTGTATTAAGTGGTGAGATTGATTTGTCTACTTCTACGATGAGTAGTCTTGATAGTCTAAACGCAGGCTTGAGAGGTAATGTAAGTTCGTTAAATGCACAGATTCAAGCAGAGCGTAACAAACTAAATAAACCCACGACTAGTGCATTTACAACTGCACAGAACCAGTATAACAACTACAATAGCCAGATTAATACGGCTCAACGAAATTTGGCAAATGCAACGAATGCAATAGACTCGGCAAGATATACGAGTGAGATTTCTCGTCTCAAAGATTTAAGACGACCTCACTGGCGAACTATGGATAGTGAGAAGAAAGCTTGGAATGATAAAATCAATAAGAATATTAAAGAACTTGAAGGTGAACGTTCTATTGCAGAGGGACAGATTGAACAAAATGCTTCAGATTATGCACGTGAAGCCAACCGTCTCGCCCGTAACAGAGATACTCGCGACTCGTTAGCAACAGAACGTGGAAAAATCATACAGGACTTTAGGCAGACATCAAATAAGGGTAATCACTTTATCCAGAACTATCGTATTCTTGAATATGCAGTTTGGAAGAGAGACGCCAATGGAGAACTGCCTACCGAATTATTCTTCTTGTGGATGATACGTCTATTGTTCTTTATCATTGAGATTTTGCCAACTGTAGTTAAGATTGTCACTCCTATCGGTTCATACGACAGAATGGTTCAGGCCGAGGAAAAGCAGGTGATGACATATCTTGAATCGGACGAATATATTGAGCGTATTCGTAATATGCACGATATTGAGTTGAGAGCACGCGAGGAGCAACTACAAAAACAGCATCAAATAGAACTTGAATTGAAAAGCGATATTTTGGAAAAAGTAAAAAATGCCCAAATAGAAGTTGCTGATGCTACCATTGCCAAATGGAAAGATAGTGAGATGTCAAAAGTAAAACCTATTGTACCAGAAACGGAGGAAGTATGA
- a CDS encoding ADP-ribosylglycohydrolase family protein gives MGKNVINDRIRGSLIGGAIGDALGYPVEFLFWSNIQNKYGAMGITRYDTAQWQSENSHENGVALVSDDTQMTLYTACGILNAEKNGTAVIPTICEAYIEWLLTQIRKKKIGFEQCWIRELPQLNDLRAPGNTCINSLMDIMNGNEPCNNSKGCGGVMRIAPIPLYGAVDNRIDIKETCLLAAKASELTHQHSLGYIPSAFVAYLIYRLAQDEHPKKESYRTYIKEGLFLISDMYPKNRDTVGEFILLVDRAMYLANKADDDVKNIEYYLGRGWVAEETVAIAVYCSLAHFDDFERAIIAAVNHSGDSDSTGAVTGNILGAAIGYENLPRFYKENLELHDVILHIADDLYQGKESKYK, from the coding sequence ATGGGAAAGAACGTAATAAATGACCGGATTAGAGGTTCGCTGATAGGAGGAGCCATAGGTGACGCTTTAGGGTATCCAGTAGAATTTTTGTTTTGGAGTAATATACAGAACAAATATGGAGCAATGGGCATCACACGCTATGATACTGCTCAATGGCAGTCTGAAAATTCTCATGAAAACGGTGTGGCACTCGTCTCTGACGACACACAAATGACTCTATATACAGCATGTGGCATTCTGAACGCAGAAAAGAATGGTACAGCTGTCATTCCCACAATTTGTGAGGCATACATCGAATGGCTGTTGACACAGATCAGAAAAAAGAAAATAGGTTTTGAACAATGTTGGATTCGGGAGCTTCCGCAGTTGAATGATCTCAGGGCACCCGGAAACACTTGTATCAATTCCCTTATGGATATTATGAATGGAAATGAACCGTGCAATAACAGTAAAGGATGTGGAGGTGTCATGCGTATTGCTCCCATTCCTCTTTATGGAGCGGTTGATAACCGCATAGATATAAAAGAAACATGTCTTTTAGCAGCAAAAGCATCCGAACTAACCCATCAACATTCCTTGGGCTATATTCCATCTGCATTTGTCGCATACCTTATCTATCGCTTGGCTCAAGATGAGCATCCGAAAAAAGAAAGTTATAGGACATATATCAAGGAAGGACTTTTTTTGATTTCGGATATGTATCCAAAAAACCGAGATACTGTGGGCGAATTCATTTTGCTGGTGGACAGAGCTATGTATCTCGCGAATAAAGCGGATGATGATGTGAAAAACATAGAATACTATTTAGGACGCGGCTGGGTTGCTGAAGAAACGGTAGCCATTGCAGTTTATTGTTCGCTTGCACATTTTGACGATTTTGAAAGAGCCATAATTGCTGCTGTCAATCATAGCGGTGACAGTGACTCGACCGGTGCAGTGACAGGAAACATACTCGGTGCTGCAATCGGATATGAAAATCTGCCAAGGTTCTATAAGGAGAACCTCGAACTCCATGATGTGATTTTGCACATTGCAGATGATCTTTACCAAGGAAAAGAATCAAAATATAAATGA
- a CDS encoding YkvA family protein, whose product MDTLSNIFGSTEQLWQYIKQYAVKAGRETTRTVLELYYVVKAPTTPVMEKTIIIGALAYQLLPKDLLSRKKFGILGLADNVATLAIAYNRVKHHVTPTIKTQVEDILNQWFGTASLP is encoded by the coding sequence ATGGATACACTAAGTAACATCTTTGGAAGCACAGAGCAGCTTTGGCAATACATCAAGCAGTATGCGGTTAAGGCAGGTAGAGAGACCACACGCACAGTCTTAGAATTATATTATGTGGTTAAAGCCCCAACAACTCCGGTTATGGAAAAAACAATCATTATTGGAGCATTAGCGTATCAACTTCTTCCAAAGGATCTGTTAAGTCGCAAGAAGTTTGGTATACTAGGTCTTGCAGATAATGTTGCGACATTGGCCATTGCATACAATCGCGTAAAACACCATGTAACACCAACAATTAAAACACAGGTGGAAGATATTTTGAATCAATGGTTTGGTACCGCTAGTCTTCCTTAG
- a CDS encoding zinc ribbon domain-containing protein, producing MDSILNISVLTIGLISTFLFLVLYFTKLKSKQLLNYLPNVWTSLGILGTFIAIVYSLEDLQNSSSGNEINVIGLIEDIAPAFITSIIGICGAIITSIVIKITYAIEEKKEERIYADTVGGNISPELMLDKINRSIEKLINVTTLQETNIKSFLNNYMLQLDAFYNKIFESNKEQVQTLSDEYVHSVAQVLAGANEEINKRIDALLLSHSESIQEYLKTEKAKLDEVANDIKTFLKGVPESVDEMKVEMIDALRNAIIEKYNQLLEGNDAFTNQLLERVRTFESELSSATSQNCSDTLSAAQSEIQRVITLLEDSLKSHIASVEKASTSLSTDLRSLVTSVNKSIGDYEAMVEQLDKLIPVLQEHVKHSENNISVAEQNSAKLVEVLSTLEEIVKKNQQLRYELTQWKRVHKKVKINDKNGTKECPNCGAENPMDANFCRKCNYGFWDCETIASSLK from the coding sequence ATGGACAGCATATTAAATATATCAGTTCTTACAATAGGGCTTATTTCAACTTTTTTATTTTTGGTGCTATATTTCACCAAACTCAAATCTAAACAGTTACTCAACTATCTACCAAATGTATGGACATCATTAGGTATTCTGGGAACTTTCATTGCAATCGTATATTCATTGGAAGACTTACAAAATAGCTCGTCGGGTAATGAGATTAATGTTATTGGGCTTATTGAAGACATCGCACCAGCGTTTATCACATCAATTATTGGTATATGTGGAGCTATAATAACCTCAATAGTAATCAAAATCACATACGCAATTGAGGAAAAGAAGGAGGAACGCATATATGCTGATACTGTTGGTGGGAACATATCACCTGAGTTAATGCTTGATAAAATCAACCGCTCGATTGAAAAACTTATAAATGTTACTACGCTTCAAGAGACAAACATCAAGTCATTCTTGAATAACTATATGCTCCAATTGGATGCATTTTATAACAAGATTTTTGAGTCCAATAAAGAACAAGTACAAACATTGTCAGACGAGTATGTTCATAGTGTTGCACAAGTCTTAGCAGGAGCCAATGAAGAGATTAACAAGCGAATTGATGCCTTGTTGCTATCTCATTCGGAATCTATTCAGGAGTATCTCAAAACAGAGAAAGCAAAATTGGATGAAGTTGCCAACGATATTAAAACATTCTTGAAGGGTGTGCCTGAGAGCGTTGATGAGATGAAAGTTGAAATGATAGATGCTTTGCGTAATGCAATTATTGAGAAATATAATCAGCTATTGGAGGGTAACGATGCATTTACCAATCAACTTCTTGAAAGAGTTCGCACATTCGAAAGCGAGTTATCATCTGCAACAAGTCAGAATTGCTCTGATACTTTAAGTGCAGCTCAATCTGAAATACAAAGGGTAATTACGCTGCTTGAGGATAGCCTTAAATCTCATATTGCATCAGTAGAAAAAGCATCGACATCATTAAGTACAGATTTAAGATCGCTGGTTACTTCGGTTAACAAGTCTATTGGAGACTATGAGGCGATGGTCGAGCAATTAGATAAGTTAATTCCTGTTCTACAAGAGCATGTTAAGCATTCTGAGAATAATATTAGCGTAGCGGAACAGAATAGTGCTAAATTGGTTGAGGTTCTTTCTACTTTGGAAGAAATAGTCAAGAAGAATCAGCAGCTTCGCTATGAATTGACTCAATGGAAACGAGTTCATAAGAAGGTCAAGATTAACGACAAGAACGGAACTAAAGAGTGTCCTAATTGTGGCGCCGAGAACCCGATGGATGCAAACTTCTGTCGTAAGTGTAACTATGGATTCTGGGATTGTGAAACAATCGCTTCAAGTTTGAAGTAG
- a CDS encoding GNAT family N-acetyltransferase: MNPYPELQTLRYRLGHIDCKDVSILQEIFDDDQTKQYLPELNDLVSSEEGIKIFLDSFDKYADCDEGFLWGIYLKSKLLGFIAVMDIPYKPTLFYALHSSYRSQGIMKEGVTQVMNYLSEFNKCSCILSEVYKDNIASIKLLGSLGFENTGFDEQKIFFSRIF, encoded by the coding sequence ATGAATCCATATCCTGAATTACAGACTTTACGCTATAGATTAGGTCATATAGATTGTAAGGATGTTTCTATCTTGCAGGAAATTTTCGATGATGATCAGACAAAACAGTACCTTCCGGAACTTAATGATTTAGTTTCGTCCGAAGAAGGTATAAAGATATTCTTGGATTCGTTTGATAAATATGCAGATTGCGATGAGGGTTTCCTATGGGGCATATATTTGAAAAGTAAACTTTTGGGATTTATTGCTGTAATGGACATTCCATATAAGCCTACTTTATTTTATGCATTGCATTCGAGTTATCGTTCGCAAGGGATAATGAAAGAGGGTGTAACTCAGGTTATGAATTATTTATCAGAGTTTAACAAGTGCAGTTGCATACTGAGTGAAGTGTATAAAGATAATATAGCATCAATAAAACTTCTGGGATCTCTGGGATTTGAGAATACAGGCTTTGATGAGCAAAAGATATTCTTCAGTAGAATATTTTAA
- a CDS encoding radical SAM protein: MDIKTLSGNVYSYLRRTNEIVSGVVVDNDYQWNFSPLHAFSAMLEVEMFIVGITEQCNLRCTYCCYSGAYENNRSHGKRILTSDDISDIYDFIRKMSNKKHIRVSFYGGEPLLHYQLVQYAITKGQELFGNCIGFSISTNGTLLTKDKIDWLISNNVEIAISIDGTRMFHNAHRVDAHGNGSYDNVYEALSYIKHFYPEYVASVVLQMTLTSYRDIIQIAEEWDNDDLLKYFTPSNIHGLSPNFANGVERIDYEEVKELYTQILDKYERNMDNVVLNVFFDECIAYWKDRPIVDAGSAVPMATCMPVNTKLYIDSKKEIGVCEKVADKYRIGNIKDGIDWSLANEIIEKYYQQRVKRCRYCPAIRMCDMCLTAIEYTDEQWNVLCHNERVYARVFMFLYCEMAERGLLK; this comes from the coding sequence ATGGATATTAAAACGCTCAGTGGGAACGTATACTCCTATCTGCGTAGAACAAATGAAATAGTATCTGGGGTTGTAGTTGATAACGATTATCAATGGAATTTCTCCCCATTGCATGCATTTTCGGCTATGCTGGAAGTGGAAATGTTTATTGTCGGCATTACAGAACAATGTAATCTTCGATGCACCTATTGCTGTTATTCCGGCGCATATGAAAATAATCGGTCACATGGTAAACGGATTCTGACAAGTGATGACATCAGTGATATATATGATTTTATCAGAAAGATGTCGAATAAAAAACATATCCGTGTTTCATTTTATGGTGGGGAACCGCTTTTGCATTATCAATTGGTCCAATATGCAATCACTAAAGGACAAGAACTCTTTGGTAATTGCATTGGATTTTCAATCTCTACAAATGGTACATTGTTAACTAAAGACAAAATTGATTGGTTAATAAGCAACAATGTGGAGATAGCAATTTCCATTGACGGAACGAGAATGTTTCATAATGCACACCGGGTCGATGCTCATGGAAATGGTTCATACGATAATGTATATGAGGCTTTATCATATATCAAACATTTCTATCCTGAATATGTAGCATCGGTTGTATTGCAAATGACATTGACTTCGTATCGTGATATTATTCAGATTGCAGAAGAATGGGATAATGATGATTTGTTGAAATATTTCACCCCATCAAATATCCATGGTTTGTCACCTAACTTTGCGAACGGTGTTGAAAGGATAGATTATGAGGAGGTAAAAGAATTATATACTCAAATTCTAGACAAGTATGAAAGAAACATGGACAATGTTGTCCTTAATGTTTTTTTTGATGAGTGTATAGCTTATTGGAAGGACCGTCCTATTGTTGATGCCGGATCAGCTGTGCCGATGGCTACATGTATGCCTGTCAACACCAAGCTTTACATTGATTCCAAGAAAGAAATTGGAGTTTGTGAGAAGGTTGCCGATAAATATAGGATAGGAAATATTAAGGATGGGATAGACTGGAGTCTGGCTAATGAGATTATTGAAAAATATTATCAACAACGTGTGAAACGTTGCAGATATTGTCCTGCTATACGTATGTGCGATATGTGCCTGACTGCAATTGAATATACCGATGAACAGTGGAATGTTTTATGTCATAATGAGCGAGTGTATGCAAGAGTATTTATGTTCTTATATTGTGAGATGGCTGAAAGAGGACTTCTGAAATGA
- a CDS encoding YkvA family protein yields MLTIICITILAYWIMGKEIDSLLKQVKNYDWRGKINELYVKLRPYALKAGRTATRPLLQFYYVMADEKTTTLDLVLIYAAIIYTISPVSLIPSAVYRLLGVLDEGAAIIYVYKKIKDKITPEINALVEDTLNEWFGVEYELVEE; encoded by the coding sequence ATGTTGACGATTATTTGTATTACGATTTTGGCCTATTGGATTATGGGCAAAGAGATTGATTCCCTGTTGAAGCAAGTGAAGAACTATGATTGGCGAGGTAAAATCAATGAATTGTATGTCAAGCTACGCCCTTATGCGCTGAAAGCCGGACGAACAGCCACCCGCCCATTGTTGCAGTTCTATTATGTGATGGCCGATGAAAAGACAACTACATTAGACCTGGTACTGATTTATGCCGCAATCATCTACACTATATCTCCGGTAAGTTTGATACCTAGTGCTGTTTATCGTCTATTGGGCGTATTGGATGAAGGTGCTGCCATCATTTATGTCTATAAGAAGATAAAGGATAAGATTACACCTGAAATCAATGCGCTGGTTGAAGATACCCTCAACGAGTGGTTTGGTGTCGAATACGAATTAGTGGAAGAATGA
- a CDS encoding M48 family metallopeptidase codes for MKLRTAIKGLDVSTILHPDDKSTMDTLRKIPGFKTIVDKTVGSIMEKYAAIEYSAEGINVTTTSLPNVHRYVVECCRMLDIKNVPACSTDWDYDICSFSVGEEKPRIILQSGTIDLLTPDELYFMIGHELGHMKCGHKSYHMFTEAMYMPLANSDLKIWMSLVKMPLLNWYRVSDFSADRIGLLCCQDINVALSTMIKMAGLPKKCYNQIHIKSFIEQTIVFRQNNSGAMERIIKYLSINAAAMPWMVMRAGELWDWYNSGEYDRIIKQSKNYK; via the coding sequence ATGAAACTTAGAACTGCTATAAAGGGGTTAGACGTTTCTACTATACTACACCCTGATGATAAATCAACAATGGATACCTTGCGTAAAATTCCAGGATTTAAAACCATTGTCGATAAAACCGTAGGTAGCATAATGGAAAAATATGCTGCTATTGAGTATTCTGCAGAAGGTATCAATGTGACAACAACGAGTTTACCAAATGTCCATCGGTATGTTGTAGAATGTTGTAGAATGTTGGATATAAAGAATGTACCTGCTTGTTCAACAGATTGGGACTATGATATATGTTCTTTTTCTGTTGGAGAAGAAAAACCTAGAATCATTTTGCAATCAGGAACTATTGACTTACTCACACCCGATGAATTGTATTTTATGATTGGGCATGAATTGGGACATATGAAATGTGGCCACAAATCATATCATATGTTTACGGAGGCTATGTATATGCCCCTTGCTAATTCTGATTTAAAGATTTGGATGAGTCTAGTAAAGATGCCTCTGTTGAATTGGTATAGAGTATCTGATTTTTCTGCGGATCGTATCGGATTATTATGCTGTCAAGATATCAATGTGGCATTGAGTACTATGATAAAAATGGCTGGATTACCAAAGAAATGTTATAACCAGATTCACATAAAGTCTTTTATTGAGCAGACCATTGTCTTTAGACAGAATAACTCTGGTGCTATGGAACGTATCATCAAATACCTGTCAATAAATGCAGCGGCAATGCCTTGGATGGTTATGCGGGCTGGAGAATTATGGGATTGGTATAATTCCGGAGAGTATGATAGAATAATCAAACAAAGCAAGAATTATAAATAG
- a CDS encoding NADAR family protein, producing the protein MEENYMATSRNGHDLKDMYNPETNTLDIRSNGLYPSNVLSNLCSNGFCFDGMICGSMEGFLQSLKRKELDKQRQICSMKGGNARKTSVTSWQTDQIVWWKGQAIDRQSEEYQQLIHRAYQAMFEQNERFRTALMQTRGMLLTHNNGESNTYKTTLTPTEFCGILTELRDNYDMPQEFWNELNMSRTRFFN; encoded by the coding sequence ATGGAAGAAAACTATATGGCTACCTCCCGAAATGGTCATGACTTGAAGGATATGTATAACCCTGAAACGAATACATTGGATATACGTTCAAATGGTCTTTATCCATCTAATGTATTGAGCAATTTATGCAGCAATGGTTTCTGTTTTGACGGAATGATATGCGGAAGCATGGAAGGCTTTCTTCAGTCGTTGAAGCGAAAGGAACTTGACAAGCAACGCCAAATATGTAGCATGAAGGGAGGTAATGCCCGGAAGACGAGTGTCACCTCATGGCAGACAGACCAGATAGTCTGGTGGAAGGGGCAAGCGATAGACCGACAGAGTGAGGAATACCAGCAATTGATACATCGTGCTTACCAAGCGATGTTTGAACAAAATGAGCGTTTTCGTACTGCATTAATGCAAACAAGAGGAATGTTGCTTACACACAACAATGGAGAGTCTAACACATATAAGACGACTCTTACACCAACAGAGTTTTGTGGCATACTGACAGAGTTGCGTGATAACTACGATATGCCGCAAGAATTTTGGAACGAACTGAACATGTCTCGAACCAGATTTTTCAATTGA
- a CDS encoding zinc ribbon domain-containing protein: protein MNEMKKCPECSAENPKAANFCRKCRYEFPEATKDGLSLKPEFKFFRIRELQYVVGSKIHIEWDADNYTKIELAGEDVTLYKDVELVVEKAVELQLVASNDYDQTKQSIKIVPYSSPVIRRFSSSHTNIKAGKTTRLSWNADYAKTITLKSPTDEVDVTLMSELEVSPTEDTTYTLIAYAIDESISVLKEISIRVLQDVIINYFSSDFPQTLESQPVKLRWDVANADKIMLYPNDIDVTQQTSIEVFPNRAMTYRLVASNAISIKEQMVSVGVRPLPRLDVKVSDSLSRLQIPNCEIDLPPLTASIKETDLDRWMLSPTKQDITKKIWGKELWNRLKEILSPNIKLR from the coding sequence ATGAACGAAATGAAAAAATGTCCCGAATGTAGTGCCGAAAACCCAAAGGCAGCTAACTTCTGTCGTAAATGTCGGTATGAGTTCCCCGAAGCAACAAAAGATGGACTATCTCTAAAACCAGAATTTAAGTTCTTTCGCATTAGGGAGCTACAGTATGTTGTTGGTAGTAAGATTCATATTGAATGGGATGCCGATAATTACACAAAGATTGAGTTGGCCGGTGAAGATGTAACACTATATAAAGATGTTGAGTTAGTTGTTGAGAAGGCTGTCGAGTTGCAATTAGTCGCTTCAAATGATTACGACCAAACAAAACAGTCTATCAAAATTGTACCATACTCATCACCGGTTATTCGACGTTTCTCATCATCTCACACAAATATAAAAGCCGGTAAAACAACAAGACTATCATGGAACGCTGATTATGCTAAAACGATTACATTAAAGTCTCCTACGGACGAGGTTGATGTAACCTTAATGTCAGAATTGGAAGTATCCCCAACCGAGGATACAACATATACTCTTATAGCTTATGCAATTGATGAGAGCATATCAGTTTTGAAGGAAATTTCTATAAGGGTTCTACAAGATGTTATCATCAATTATTTCTCATCAGATTTTCCTCAGACACTGGAATCTCAACCTGTGAAATTAAGATGGGATGTTGCAAATGCAGATAAGATAATGCTATATCCCAATGATATTGATGTTACCCAACAAACTTCTATCGAGGTATTCCCCAATAGAGCTATGACTTATCGTTTGGTTGCGAGCAATGCGATTTCAATAAAGGAGCAAATGGTAAGCGTTGGAGTACGCCCGCTTCCAAGACTTGATGTTAAAGTATCTGATAGTCTATCAAGATTGCAAATACCAAATTGCGAGATAGATTTACCCCCACTAACAGCATCTATTAAGGAGACAGATTTGGATAGGTGGATGCTTTCTCCAACCAAACAGGATATTACAAAAAAGATATGGGGAAAGGAACTTTGGAATAGACTTAAGGAAATTCTATCCCCAAATATAAAATTACGATGA